One genomic window of Salvia miltiorrhiza cultivar Shanhuang (shh) chromosome 4, IMPLAD_Smil_shh, whole genome shotgun sequence includes the following:
- the LOC131021679 gene encoding 26S proteasome non-ATPase regulatory subunit 12 homolog A-like, with the protein MENGGTSLEAKIEALLNVEKQMRQAGDVAGTRKAVTDILQLCLDAGSWATLNEQIVLISKRRGQLKQAVQAMVQQAMQYIDKTPDLDSKIELIKTLNNVSAGKIYVEIERARLIKKLAKIKEEQGQIAEAADLMQEIAVETFGAMAKTEKIAFILEQVRLCLDRQDYVRAQILARKISPRVFEADTSKEKKRKEGESIVEEAPADIPSLLELKRIYYQLMIRYYLHNNDYLEICRCYKSIYEIPSVKEDQAQWIPVLRKICWYLVLSPHDPMQSSLLNSTLEDKNLSEIPHFRLLLKQLVTMEVIMWTALWNMFKDEFENEMNILGGSLGEKAAEDLRLRVIEHNIHVVSKYYSRVTLKRLADLLCLTLQEAEKHLSDMVVSKALVAKIDRPMGVVCFQTAKDSNEILNSWAMNLEKLLELVEKSCHQIHKERMVHKAALRA; encoded by the exons ATG GAAAATGGAGGGACCAGTTTGGAGGCAAAAATAGAGGCGTTGCTCAATGTGGAGAAACAGATGAGACAAGCCGGCGACGTGGCAGGAACAAGAAAGGCTGTCACTGATATTCTACAACTTTGCCTCGATGCCGGCTCGTGGGCGACGCTCAACGAGCAGATTGTGCTTATTTCCAAGCGCCGGGGACAGTTGAAGCAG GCTGTTCAAGCAATGGTCCAACAAGCTATGCAGTATATTGATAAGACACCAGATCTTGATTCTAAAATAGAGCTTATAAAGACACTTAACAATGTATCTGCTGGGAAG ATATATGTTGAGATTGAGAGGGCTAGGTTGATCAAGAAGCTTGCAAAGATCAAGGAAGAACAAGGACAGATAGCTGAAGCTGCAGATTTGATGCAAGAAATTGCG GTGGAGACATTTGGCGCAATGgcaaaaactgaaaaaatagCTTTCATACTTGAGCAA GTTCGTTTGTGTTTAGATCGCCAGGATTATGTACGTGCACAAATACTTGCGAGGAAGATAAGTCCTAGAGTTTTTGAAGCTGATACCTCAAAAGAAAAGAAGCGCAAAGAAGGCGAGAGTATTGTTGAAGAGGCTCCTGCTGATATTCCATCTTTGCTAGAGTTGAAGCGCATATATTACCAATTAATGATCCG GTATTACTTGCACAACAATGATTACCTTGAAATATGCCGATGTTACAAATCAATATATGAGATTCCATCTGTGAAAGAGGACCAAGCCCAGTGGATACCG GTGCTGAGAAAAATATGCTGGTATCTGGTGTTGTCACCTCATGATCCTATGCAGTCTAGCCTCCTCAACTCAACCCTGGAGGATAAGAACCTTTCTGAAATTCCTCATTTCAG GTTACTATTGAAACAATTAGTTACCATGGAGGTCATTATGTGGACAGCTCTGTGGAATATGTTCAAAGATGAATTTGAGAATGAGATGAATATTCTTGGCGGTTCACTGGGTGAAAAGGCTGCTGAAGATCTTAGACTTAGAGTGATAGAACAT AATATTCATGTTGTTTCAAAATATTACTCCCGGGTAACCTTGAAGAGACTTGCAGATTTATTATGCCTCACTCTCCAG GAAGCGGAAAAACACCTCTCTGACATGGTTGTCTCCAAAGCGCTAGTGGCAAAGATCGACAGACCTATGGGCGTGGTTTGTTTCCAGACAGCCAAGGACAGCAATGAGATCCTGAATTCATGGGCTATGAACTTGGAGAAGCTACTCGAGCTCGTAGA